The following are from one region of the Thermodesulfobacteriota bacterium genome:
- the dnaG gene encoding DNA primase — protein sequence MIPPEKIEEVKERAGIVEVISEYVPLKRRGRNHLGLCPFHSEKTPSFTVSEEKKLFHCFGCQESGTVVTFLMKHEGLSFPDAVRTLARRYGVTIAEQRTGGAARADGVVEALLAANRGALEYFTEKLKGPEGAKARDYLKKRGYEGEIVERFRLGYAPESWDGLTGYLKKKSVDPAVAEKAGVLSSKDGRRFDRFRDRLMVPITDPRGKVVAFGGRELGGGEPKYLNSSESPVFKKGETLFGFYQAKQAITKEGYALVVEGYFDLLALHSHGFTNTVATMGTALTAAHIRRLKQYADAVYTLFDADEAGRKAAVRGLDIFIDEAVPARVVLLPAGSDPDDFLKKEGRKGMEGAVAGAVPLMEFFLDGLKSECDLNSADGKARYFDRAIPYLEKIKNVAEKGHYAGKVASATGIGVDAVYGALKGQPGPPGKGRGAAATAKAMPSPGARLSEATLLKVVLRHPELYGERVAEAFALFTDPLMKEVAGTVGVAFKKGGIEPSALVECAEGGGESEEVKNWMAGVLFKEDDGFVESPERMLDDCLNKVLNRGRPKEKTRELIKNLEESGRADTAREVMDGVERGNRMKRGHKR from the coding sequence AGGGCCGGCATAGTGGAGGTCATCTCCGAGTACGTGCCGCTTAAGAGGAGGGGGCGGAACCATCTCGGGCTCTGCCCGTTCCACTCGGAGAAGACACCCTCGTTTACCGTTAGCGAGGAGAAAAAACTCTTTCACTGCTTCGGCTGCCAGGAGAGCGGCACGGTCGTAACGTTCCTCATGAAGCACGAAGGGCTTTCGTTCCCGGACGCGGTGAGGACGCTCGCGCGGCGCTACGGCGTAACCATAGCCGAGCAGAGGACGGGCGGCGCGGCGCGCGCGGACGGGGTGGTCGAGGCGCTTCTCGCGGCCAACCGGGGTGCGCTCGAGTACTTTACCGAGAAGCTCAAAGGCCCCGAAGGGGCGAAGGCCAGGGACTACTTGAAAAAAAGGGGCTACGAGGGGGAGATTGTCGAGAGGTTCAGGCTCGGCTACGCGCCGGAGAGCTGGGACGGCCTTACGGGCTACCTTAAGAAGAAGTCCGTCGACCCGGCCGTGGCAGAGAAGGCGGGCGTGCTTTCGAGCAAGGACGGCCGTCGCTTCGACCGCTTCAGGGACAGGCTCATGGTGCCCATAACCGACCCGAGGGGGAAGGTGGTGGCCTTCGGAGGGAGGGAGCTCGGCGGCGGCGAGCCGAAGTACCTTAACTCCTCGGAGTCGCCGGTCTTTAAAAAAGGAGAGACGCTCTTCGGCTTCTATCAGGCGAAGCAGGCCATAACCAAAGAGGGCTACGCGCTTGTCGTCGAGGGCTACTTCGACCTCCTGGCCCTTCACAGCCACGGCTTTACCAACACCGTGGCCACAATGGGCACCGCCCTCACAGCGGCCCACATAAGGAGGCTCAAGCAGTACGCCGACGCCGTCTATACGCTCTTCGACGCGGACGAGGCCGGGAGGAAGGCCGCCGTCAGGGGGCTGGATATATTTATCGACGAGGCCGTTCCGGCCAGGGTAGTGCTTCTGCCCGCAGGCTCGGACCCGGACGATTTCCTGAAGAAGGAAGGCCGCAAGGGGATGGAGGGGGCGGTGGCCGGTGCCGTGCCGCTTATGGAGTTCTTCCTCGACGGGCTCAAAAGCGAGTGCGACCTCAACTCGGCGGACGGCAAGGCCAGGTACTTCGACAGGGCCATACCCTATCTGGAAAAGATAAAGAACGTCGCCGAGAAAGGTCATTACGCCGGAAAGGTAGCCTCTGCCACGGGTATCGGGGTCGATGCCGTGTACGGGGCCCTGAAGGGCCAACCCGGTCCGCCCGGAAAAGGGAGGGGGGCCGCCGCTACGGCAAAGGCCATGCCCTCTCCCGGGGCGAGGCTCTCCGAGGCTACGCTCCTGAAGGTCGTCTTGAGGCACCCGGAGCTCTACGGCGAGAGGGTGGCCGAGGCCTTCGCCCTCTTTACCGACCCGCTTATGAAGGAGGTGGCCGGGACGGTAGGCGTTGCCTTCAAAAAGGGAGGCATAGAGCCGTCGGCGCTTGTCGAGTGTGCGGAGGGGGGGGGGGAGAGCGAAGAGGTGAAGAACTGGATGGCGGGCGTGCTCTTCAAAGAGGACGACGGCTTTGTGGAAAGCCCGGAGAGGATGCTCGATGACTGCCTGAATAAGGTGCTCAACAGGGGAAGACCGAAAGAGAAGACAAGAGAGCTTATAAAGAACCTTGAGGAGAGCGGACGGGCCGATACCGCCCGTGAGGTCATGGACGGAGTGGAGCGGGGAAACAGGATGAAGAGAGGGCATAAACGTTGA